One segment of Leptospiraceae bacterium DNA contains the following:
- a CDS encoding gamma carbonic anhydrase family protein: MIYEFNGIKPDIAKTAFIAPSAEIIGDVKIGENTSIWFQTLIRGDVNYIRIGDNCNIQDMSLIHVARDVYPVNIGNNVSLGHRVTIHGATLKDFSFVGMGATVMDDVELGEYSFVGAGSLVTPGKKIPPGVLVMGSPAKIIRDINEKEREIITRTATNYQKYKDNYLNPTKFKLLTQN; this comes from the coding sequence ATGATATATGAATTCAATGGAATAAAACCAGACATTGCAAAAACAGCATTTATTGCACCAAGTGCAGAAATCATTGGAGATGTAAAGATTGGAGAAAATACTTCAATTTGGTTTCAAACACTTATTCGCGGTGATGTTAACTATATTAGAATTGGAGATAATTGTAATATTCAAGATATGTCACTCATTCATGTAGCAAGAGACGTTTATCCAGTTAACATAGGCAATAACGTTTCACTTGGACACAGAGTTACTATTCACGGAGCTACTTTGAAAGATTTTTCTTTTGTTGGAATGGGTGCCACTGTTATGGACGATGTAGAACTTGGCGAATACTCATTCGTAGGCGCAGGTTCATTAGTTACTCCTGGAAAAAAAATTCCTCCTGGAGTTTTAGTAATGGGCAGTCCAGCAAAAATTATTCGAGATATAAACGAAAAAGAAAGAGAAATTATCACGCGAACTGCAACTAATTACCAAAAATACAAAGATAATTATTTGAATCCTACAAAATTTAAATTGCTAACACAAAATTGA
- a CDS encoding ATP-binding cassette domain-containing protein, producing MLRVENLTRKFQDKVAVNNISFTVKPGVITGLLGPNGAGKTTTMRLLTGYLEPSAGTIYYDSQNFHENPIVIQKKLGYLPESAPLYPEMFISEYLNYMADIRGVDKESKSSHVNKMIEICELSSHIHTPIGFLSKGFKQRVALAGTLVHDPDIIILDEPTSGLDPNQISHIRTLIRNLGKEKTLILSTHILQEVEDICDEVIIINQGNIVANSTVKNLHTGHSVFVQVNAGLNQMQPLFKTDDFISVEEFVEGNDGDYKGYLVHTKESKPELVFSSLAKSNLKVRELKVFKRSLESIFEELTRK from the coding sequence ATGTTACGTGTGGAAAATTTAACTAGAAAATTTCAAGACAAGGTAGCAGTGAATAACATCTCATTCACTGTAAAACCGGGTGTGATTACAGGCCTACTCGGTCCTAACGGAGCGGGCAAAACAACGACTATGCGCTTACTTACAGGCTATTTAGAGCCAAGTGCAGGAACCATTTACTACGATTCCCAGAACTTCCATGAAAACCCAATTGTAATTCAAAAGAAATTAGGTTACCTTCCAGAATCTGCCCCACTCTATCCAGAAATGTTTATCTCAGAGTATTTGAATTATATGGCAGATATTCGTGGAGTAGACAAGGAAAGTAAATCTTCCCATGTCAATAAAATGATAGAGATTTGTGAACTTTCTTCTCATATTCATACTCCAATTGGATTTCTTTCAAAGGGATTCAAACAGCGTGTAGCTCTTGCTGGAACATTAGTTCATGATCCAGATATAATAATTTTAGATGAACCAACTTCAGGACTTGATCCAAACCAAATTTCTCACATTAGAACTTTAATTCGAAATTTAGGCAAAGAAAAAACTTTAATTCTATCGACTCATATTTTGCAAGAAGTCGAAGATATTTGCGATGAAGTAATCATTATTAACCAAGGAAATATTGTAGCTAATTCCACAGTTAAAAATTTACATACCGGTCATTCTGTTTTCGTGCAAGTGAATGCGGGGTTAAATCAAATGCAGCCCTTGTTTAAGACCGATGATTTTATTTCTGTAGAAGAATTTGTAGAAGGAAATGACGGGGATTACAAGGGTTATCTCGTACACACGAAAGAATCCAAACCTGAATTAGTTTTTTCTTCCCTCGCAAAATCTAACTTAAAAGTACGCGAGTTAAAAGTATTCAAACGTTCATTAGAATCTATTTTCGAGGAGTTAACGAGGAAATAA
- a CDS encoding ABC transporter permease subunit translates to MNNNIKTIFRKESSTYFNTPIGYIFSAFFLLLISFLFFYGLGGNSFWDLKIASLEQFFSWIPILYIIFIPAITMRIWSEEEKSGTMEVLMTLPIKDYEIVVGKFLSAWMFLVVTLLCTLLAPLTVRILGDLDFGLVFMGYIGTILLGGAYISIGLVISSLTRDQISAFILTLLACFLMFIMGYQPILKFFGNFLGGFIAFLSLSQHFESFRMGVFDPRDFLFFISFIKIMIFLNVFVIRGKK, encoded by the coding sequence ATGAATAATAACATCAAAACAATTTTTCGTAAAGAATCTTCCACTTATTTTAATACTCCGATAGGATATATTTTTAGTGCGTTTTTTTTACTTTTAATTTCCTTTTTGTTTTTTTACGGTCTCGGCGGAAATTCATTTTGGGATTTAAAAATAGCTAGTTTAGAACAATTTTTTTCTTGGATTCCAATCCTATACATCATATTTATCCCAGCGATAACAATGCGTATTTGGTCTGAAGAAGAAAAGTCTGGAACTATGGAAGTGCTAATGACATTGCCAATCAAAGACTATGAAATTGTAGTTGGAAAATTTCTATCCGCGTGGATGTTTCTAGTAGTTACTCTACTTTGCACTTTATTAGCTCCATTAACAGTGCGTATCCTCGGTGATTTAGATTTTGGATTAGTATTTATGGGGTATATAGGCACTATCCTCTTAGGTGGAGCTTATATTAGTATTGGGCTTGTAATTTCTTCATTAACACGAGACCAAATTTCTGCATTCATATTAACCCTACTCGCTTGTTTTCTCATGTTCATAATGGGATATCAGCCTATACTAAAATTTTTCGGAAATTTTTTAGGTGGATTCATTGCATTTCTGTCGTTATCGCAACACTTTGAATCGTTTCGAATGGGAGTTTTTGATCCAAGAGATTTTCTGTTTTTTATTTCTTTTATAAAGATTATGATTTTTCTAAATGTGTTCGTAATACGAGGTAAAAAATGA
- a CDS encoding GldG family protein, translating into MKEFFNKLDKNYKFLSISTFLSFFLFNYLISDFYCRKDLSRENRFNLTDSTEKVLQNLPEKLYIDAFYSSDVPGEHKARLNLTKELIKEIANVNRKKVELRFHDPDANESDKKKATEAGIKPAQLNQQERGALEIKQAYFGIKLTVGSKSTVIPNAYFAEAIEYQVLSSLKKMLKKNNSSSVALLKANGTFAAPEQTQGMGKDTFGLFVHRAFAPENGQMQEININQESIPEEIKTILWVGSPELTDKGKYYIDQFLMRGGNLIIFAKTLNFQLGEQNQMSAMMGGGKEGLAQPDSEVANINSFLSHFGFEIKPDMILEPDDSYAVTSIFQQLTNPNAEAIHYPLWLIPRKESGSINAKSQFTKNASAVLLPWTSSIETKSDKQPNATFTNIIESTKNADKRSEFIIVNEEKVAKQPINPQNTNFVLGLHVEGNLKSYFTKETIPKEVTEAFLEKTKEGKKSQIIVFGSPYLLSDMLASNDYIQLFRANLGFVLNVIDILGGDTDMLSLRTKQVYTKNLKDVSKTEKFIFSFINILLLPVGISIYAFLRLKKRSSGKR; encoded by the coding sequence ATGAAAGAATTTTTTAATAAATTAGATAAAAATTATAAATTTCTATCTATCAGTACGTTTTTAAGTTTCTTTTTGTTTAACTATCTTATTAGCGATTTTTATTGTCGTAAAGATTTATCCAGAGAAAATCGATTTAATCTTACGGATAGTACTGAAAAAGTATTACAAAACCTTCCAGAAAAACTTTACATAGATGCATTTTACTCTTCTGATGTTCCGGGCGAACACAAAGCAAGATTAAACCTCACGAAGGAGTTAATCAAAGAAATCGCAAATGTAAATCGCAAAAAAGTAGAACTTCGTTTTCATGATCCGGATGCAAATGAATCAGATAAAAAAAAGGCTACTGAAGCTGGAATTAAACCAGCACAGCTCAACCAACAAGAAAGAGGCGCTCTAGAAATTAAACAAGCATATTTCGGAATTAAACTCACAGTTGGTTCAAAATCAACTGTAATTCCAAATGCTTATTTTGCAGAAGCGATTGAATACCAAGTATTATCTTCCTTAAAAAAGATGTTAAAGAAAAACAACTCTTCTTCGGTAGCACTCCTAAAAGCAAACGGTACATTTGCCGCTCCAGAACAAACACAGGGAATGGGAAAAGATACATTCGGATTATTTGTACATAGAGCTTTTGCCCCTGAAAATGGACAAATGCAAGAAATAAATATAAACCAAGAAAGTATTCCAGAAGAAATAAAAACAATACTTTGGGTTGGATCACCGGAATTAACGGATAAAGGTAAATATTATATCGATCAGTTTTTAATGCGCGGCGGAAATCTAATCATTTTTGCAAAAACTCTAAACTTTCAATTGGGTGAACAAAACCAAATGTCTGCCATGATGGGTGGCGGCAAAGAAGGATTAGCCCAACCAGACTCTGAAGTGGCAAATATCAATTCTTTTCTATCTCACTTTGGATTCGAAATAAAACCAGACATGATACTAGAGCCAGATGATTCTTATGCTGTCACATCTATTTTCCAACAACTTACGAATCCAAATGCGGAAGCTATTCATTATCCGCTCTGGCTAATTCCAAGAAAAGAAAGTGGTTCTATCAACGCAAAAAGTCAATTTACAAAAAATGCAAGTGCCGTTTTACTTCCTTGGACATCATCCATTGAAACGAAAAGTGATAAACAACCAAATGCTACTTTTACAAACATTATTGAGAGTACAAAAAATGCAGATAAAAGATCTGAATTTATAATTGTAAACGAAGAAAAAGTAGCAAAACAACCAATAAACCCACAGAATACAAACTTCGTTTTAGGACTACATGTCGAAGGTAATCTAAAATCCTATTTTACTAAAGAAACTATTCCCAAAGAAGTAACGGAGGCATTTTTAGAAAAAACCAAAGAAGGAAAAAAAAGTCAAATTATAGTTTTTGGAAGTCCGTATCTACTTTCTGATATGTTAGCAAGTAATGACTATATTCAACTTTTTAGGGCTAATCTAGGTTTTGTGCTAAATGTAATAGATATACTCGGTGGGGATACGGATATGTTATCGCTAAGAACCAAACAAGTTTATACTAAAAATCTTAAAGATGTAAGTAAAACAGAAAAGTTTATTTTTAGTTTTATAAATATACTGCTTCTTCCAGTCGGAATAAGCATATATGCTTTTCTTCGTCTAAAAAAAAGATCTTCCGGTAAAAGGTAA
- a CDS encoding DUF4340 domain-containing protein: protein MKSILERYTLLVEFVSNNIALTLTASNIIFLFLILLIKDPFELRSNNYEKAESFFSQNSSQVTTVVLEKTKVADSKFELVKGTEEWSVVAKGKKLPADKEKVDTLLKSLYNARKYTVVSSSKEKADEFGFNEDEIKIEVFQNDKSIGYLLVGSVSSSDGTSSHIKWKDSDDIYLIEENLKTATNRADFTFFVNKKVSPQGISSEEIIGVTLKKAGSNYEIKKTTNWNLESPAKGEIANEDMSTILSRLSSITADDIVLDESILAGLEQNPFELKVDFKNKEGIPKSYTLLSAGIDKKNNNYYVRKNNEVSVYKLNEYTIKSILEFKPETLIKK from the coding sequence ATGAAATCAATCTTAGAACGTTATACACTATTAGTAGAATTTGTTTCGAATAATATTGCACTTACTCTAACTGCGAGTAATATTATATTTCTTTTTTTAATATTGCTAATCAAAGATCCTTTTGAATTAAGATCAAACAATTATGAAAAAGCAGAGTCATTTTTTTCACAAAACTCTTCTCAGGTGACGACTGTAGTTTTAGAAAAAACAAAGGTTGCAGATTCAAAATTTGAGTTAGTAAAAGGAACTGAAGAATGGTCAGTAGTAGCTAAAGGGAAAAAACTTCCAGCTGATAAAGAGAAAGTTGATACACTTTTAAAATCACTTTATAATGCACGAAAGTATACAGTAGTTAGCTCCTCAAAAGAAAAAGCGGATGAATTTGGATTTAATGAAGATGAAATCAAAATTGAAGTTTTTCAGAATGATAAATCCATTGGTTATTTACTCGTCGGATCAGTTAGTAGCTCAGATGGAACAAGCTCTCATATAAAATGGAAGGATTCAGATGATATTTATTTAATTGAAGAAAATCTAAAAACAGCGACGAACAGAGCTGACTTTACATTTTTTGTAAACAAAAAAGTTTCTCCACAAGGTATTAGTTCCGAAGAGATAATAGGAGTTACCCTTAAGAAAGCTGGAAGTAATTATGAAATAAAAAAAACTACTAATTGGAATTTAGAATCACCAGCCAAAGGAGAAATCGCAAACGAAGATATGAGCACTATTCTATCGAGGCTTTCTTCGATTACTGCAGATGATATTGTGTTAGATGAATCAATATTAGCCGGATTAGAGCAAAATCCTTTTGAACTTAAGGTAGATTTTAAAAATAAAGAAGGAATTCCCAAAAGTTATACGCTCCTCTCTGCTGGAATTGACAAAAAAAATAATAACTATTATGTACGAAAAAACAATGAAGTTAGTGTATATAAATTGAACGAATATACGATTAAATCTATTTTAGAATTTAAACCGGAAACTCTAATTAAAAAATAA
- a CDS encoding SPOR domain-containing protein encodes MKERTFYTINLDLRRIIFSVVILIGLMAYFFILGNSMGKKSVAMKDPVSQEKDDTKSNENVTKDYHEDDVVPPPSVEKPLNTESEEIILSNQTPLPEKPKANINPTPVVEVKEDTIKKPPTPTVINKPTPIVGTANLKTAPNAVLPNKIIQPRKYTNVPAKNPIVLEEKIFYTIQLGAFSSQEQANKFKENVNTKNKFPGKYVPYILKQRDFFVVRVGKSTAKEELEKIVQGLDSATQASAMVVKNSKP; translated from the coding sequence ATGAAAGAAAGAACGTTTTATACAATTAATTTAGATTTAAGAAGAATTATTTTCAGTGTTGTGATACTGATTGGTTTGATGGCTTATTTTTTTATTCTCGGAAACTCTATGGGAAAAAAAAGTGTGGCTATGAAAGATCCAGTGAGTCAAGAAAAGGATGACACAAAATCAAATGAAAATGTTACGAAAGACTATCATGAAGATGATGTTGTACCGCCACCGAGTGTAGAGAAGCCGCTTAATACAGAGTCAGAAGAAATTATACTAAGCAATCAAACACCTCTTCCTGAAAAACCAAAGGCAAATATAAATCCGACTCCAGTTGTAGAAGTTAAGGAAGATACAATCAAAAAACCTCCAACTCCAACTGTAATAAATAAACCGACACCCATTGTAGGAACGGCAAATCTCAAAACTGCGCCTAATGCTGTTTTACCAAATAAAATAATTCAGCCAAGAAAATACACTAACGTTCCAGCCAAAAATCCAATTGTATTGGAAGAAAAAATATTTTATACGATTCAATTAGGAGCATTTAGTTCACAAGAACAAGCGAATAAGTTTAAAGAAAACGTAAATACTAAAAACAAATTTCCAGGAAAATATGTTCCGTATATTCTAAAACAGAGAGATTTTTTTGTAGTTAGAGTTGGAAAATCAACTGCTAAGGAAGAATTAGAAAAAATAGTACAAGGTTTAGATTCTGCAACCCAAGCTTCTGCAATGGTTGTAAAAAATAGTAAACCTTAG
- a CDS encoding dephospho-CoA kinase — MKEWSKRFVLGITGTMGSGKSVVSKIFESFGAIRISADEIAHSFTSIDSPIKSELITLLGNEILDDNQNLDRKKIAGIVFSDKNAIGKLNALLHPRIREKTLEVIHSVSDNRMIAWEAPLLFEAKGESICDATLTVYADYAHLWERVKKRDNISEEEFRNRLANQMDIKKKLELSDFKIINDKDIAHLNSECNVIYSHIMSKNYPSG, encoded by the coding sequence ATGAAAGAATGGTCAAAGCGGTTTGTATTAGGTATAACTGGAACTATGGGAAGTGGAAAATCTGTAGTCTCTAAAATATTTGAATCCTTTGGTGCTATCCGAATCTCTGCAGATGAAATTGCGCATAGTTTCACATCGATTGATTCCCCAATTAAATCAGAATTAATAACCCTTTTGGGAAATGAAATTTTGGATGATAACCAGAATTTGGATAGAAAAAAGATTGCAGGAATTGTTTTTTCAGATAAAAACGCAATTGGAAAGTTAAATGCGTTATTACATCCCAGGATTCGAGAAAAAACCTTGGAGGTAATTCATTCTGTTTCGGATAACAGGATGATTGCTTGGGAAGCTCCTTTACTTTTTGAAGCAAAAGGAGAGAGTATTTGTGATGCTACACTAACTGTATATGCTGATTATGCTCATCTTTGGGAAAGAGTAAAAAAGCGAGACAATATATCCGAAGAAGAATTTAGAAATAGATTAGCGAATCAGATGGATATTAAGAAAAAGTTAGAGTTATCCGACTTTAAAATTATTAATGATAAGGATATAGCGCATCTGAATTCAGAATGTAATGTTATTTATTCTCACATAATGAGTAAAAATTATCCTAGTGGATAA